The Moorena producens PAL-8-15-08-1 genomic interval ACCAGCAATTGATATCTGCTATGGAGTTGGTAATTTGCGATCGCAATTGCTGCAGCTTTTGCCATGCCAGTAGATTTCCCAGCACCAGGAACAGCAGAAACCGCTAAGGTTCCCCCTTGCCAGTCGGCCATTGGTTGTTGTCCCCGTCTTAAACTATTGCGGAGTCGTTGTAGTTCTTGGGCACGCCAAGCTGCGAGGGGGGTTTGCCCTGAGTCTGACTTGGTATCTGTATCGTCTGACATGTTGAGATTTGCTGCAACTGACTATTTTTTGGTATTTTAATTAGCGCAGGTTGCAAATCGCTATAGCTTTTCGTTGAGGTGTATCAGCCTTATTTCAACTTTCACTGCTGACAAACCTTAGGATAGTTGACTGGCGTTAACCGCTCCAACCCAAGATTCCGAAAGATGACTCTATACTCAAAGTGTAGACAGTTCTAGTGGATCACAGTATCAGCAATGAAGATTAAAGCAGTTATTTGGCAAGAGGATGGGGTGTGGTGTGGCTCAGTTCCAGCACTACCTGGATGTCATACATGGGGCGAAAGCTACGAACACCTTATAGAAATGCTTGAAGAAGCTGTCCAGGGTTGGATTGAGGTGGCGAGCGAAAGAGAAGAGTTTGAGCCTGATAAGCAGTTAGTTGAGCTATCCCTATGAAGTCTATATCTGGCAAGACTCTCTGCAAAATTGTTGAGAAGCGAGGATGGGTTCTCAAACGAATCAATAGTAGTCATCACATTTATAGCAAGAAGGGTGTTCAAGCTATTCTCTCTATCCCTGTTCATGGTAACCGAGATTTACCGACTGGAATTTTAAGTAAGCTCATGAGGGATGCTAATCTAAGCGAAGAAGACTTGAGCAAGTGAAGTTGTGTTTACTATTGGTCAAACATCTATCTGGAACGAATAGTGCTTAGGCAGCCCCGCTATACCAAAGAAGAATTCGCTCAACGAGGCAATCATCTTGGCATTGCTGAGGGTCGGAATGAATATGAGTGGGGTGGGCATCCTGCCTGGGAATATTGATAACCGGCAAGATGCCGGTTCCACGCCTGATGCCCATTCCACAAAACTCTTCAAATCATTCCATGATTAAGCAATGCTGGGAATAAAAGGACCTAGTTTGCCCAAGCGTCATCAGTTGCAGTTGGAAGTTCTAGTAGCCTGCCTCGGTGCTAGAAGCCTACACTTAACCAATCGCGAAGTTTAGGAGCGTCACGGATACTGCTGGTGGCTCATTCAACCATTAGACCTCGCGAGTAGGGACAGATTTTCACAGGCCACTGAGAGCTTAGAGTAGCTTAATGATTATTCATAAATTGGTAAAGTAATCAGTAATAACGCAACAATAAATTAACAATTTCTGCGTTTTTTTTTTCATAAAACATGCCAAAATTACATGGGCAGTGTCAGTTCTGCTCACGATACTCTTAGCAAGGTTAACTCTAAAAGACTTCTTTCGCTTTTCACATTTTAAGGAGGAAATTATGAAGCGAGTTGCGATATTTTTGATGTCCTTGATGGCGGCACTGGTACTCATTGCTACCCCAGCTCATGCGTCGATTCAAGCAGGCATTATTAAACTGTCTTCCCCAGGCCGAGTGGTAACAGCAAATAAAGACACAAGCACATTTAAAGAAGTGTTGTTCGCAGAGCCATTTCGGGAAGGCTCAAATGTGATCGTGATTCCAATGGTTCAAACCTTTAATGGGGCAGATACCCCTGGTGTCAGGATCGCAGATGTAACCACCAAGGGCTTTAAGTTCAAAATGAACGAATTAGTTCGGGGTGGTCCAAGGCAGGCTCTGTCAGATGGAAAACATACAACCGAAACCATAGGTTGGATGGCTGTCAGTTTCTAATCGCTCTTAGGGTTTTTTTCTGACCCCTGTTGCCTGTGCTCTATCCATGGGGCACAGGCGATGTCAGTATTTGGTAGTGAACGTGTGACAAAGGCTGTTGATGAAGCAATCATTATAGCGCTACGGGCAATGGCAAAAGGCATGCATGGCTATTGGCAACAGTTTACTACAACAGCTTTTGCTGGTTGTATCAATGTCAAACACCTTAATGCGTAGTGCTATACATACTTTCTTGATTGCTCGGACCTCGGGAGTAGGGACAGATTTTCACAGGGCACTGAGATCTTAGAGTAGCTTAATGATTATTCATAAATTGGTAAACTGTACAGTAATTACGCAACAATAACTTAACAATTTCTGCGGTTTTTTTTTAAATAAAATATGCCAAAATTACATGGGCAGTGTCAGTTCTGCTCAGCATAGTTTTAGAAAGGTTAACTCTAAAAGACTTCTTTCGCTTTTTTCATTTCACATGTTAAGGAGGAAATTATGAAGCGAGTTGCGATTTTTTTCATGTCCTTGATGGCGGCACTGGTACTCATTGCTACCCCAGCTCATGCGTCGATTCAAGCAGGCATTATTGAGCTGTGTTCACCAGGCCCATTGGTAACAAAAAATAAGGACACAAGCACATTTAAAGAAGTGTTCTTCGCAGAGCCATTTCCGGAAGGCTCAGATGTGATCGTGATTCCCATGGTTCAAACCTTTAATGGAGCAGATACCCCTGGTGTCAGGATCGCAGATGTAACCACGAAGGGCTTTAAGTTCAAAATGAACGAATTAGTTCGTGGTGGTCCAAGGCAGGCTCTGTCAGATGGAGGACATACAAAAGAAACCATAGGTTGGATGGCTGTCGGTTTCTAATCGCACTTAGGGTTTTTTTCTGACCCCTGTCGCCTGTGCCTCATCCATGGGGCACAGGCGATTTCAGTATTTGGTAGTGAAAGTGTGACAAAGGCTGTTGCTAAAGCCAAGCATTACATAATTTCATGATTTATCGGAGTTGCTGGAAGTAATTGTTAAGCTAGACTCATCTGGCAAGATTATAATCATCAAACTCTATGCACTCTGAAATTGAAGATTTTACTGTTTGCGATGTTTGTGGTATTGATATCGAGCTTATGGGAAAGGAAAAAATCTACTGATAATTCAAAATGTACTTATGGTTAGCTTTCCTAGTTGCGGTACGAGTTAGTTAACATCACTTACTCTTAAAGAGATTGACCGTATTAAGCGCGATCGCAAGATATTACCAGTCACAAAATCTGTGAAGGTTGCTAGTTTCTCAGTTTAAGATTAACGAGTCCACTACACACAGGGAATTTGAAGATCATGGCAAATGGTAAATCCAAAGTCGCACTGATTACCGGGGCATCATCGGGTATGGGCAAAGAAATGGCCAAATCTCTGCTGAAGGATGGTCTGACCGTGGTAGTGGCGGCACGTAGTGTCGAGAAAATGGCTGACCTTAGAGAGTTGGGTGCTCACCCGCTGCGTATGGACATCACCGATGAGGCAAGTATCCAGGCTGCCGTGAATGAAATTCAAGATACTTATGGCAAGGTCGATGTTCTAGTCAATAATGCTGGCTTTGGATGCTATGGGACAGTGGAGGAGACCTCTATTGATGATGCCCGCTACCAGTTCGAGGTCAACATCTTCGGCCTTGCCCGACTGACCCAGTTGTTGTTACCAAAGATGCGAGAAGCTCGCTCGGGCAAGATCATTAATATTAGTTCGATGGGTGGCAAGATGTATACACCCCTGGGAGCTTGGTATCATGCCTCTAAGCACGCCCTCGAAGGTTGGTCAGACTGTCTGAGATTAGAACTGGCTGCCTTTAATATAGATGTTGTGATCATTGAACCTGGTATTATCCGAACCGCATTTGGGAATGTACTTATGGGTCCAATGCTGGAGCGGTCGGGAAATGGCCCCTATGCTAAACTGGCCAACAGTGTTGCCAAGGCCACCGAAAAATCCTACAACAGCGGTAGCGGTTCCTCTCCAAAGGTGATTACCGATATTGTCTCGAAGGCGGTTAAAGCACGCAAACCAAAAACTCGCTATGTTGCCGGTCAATTTGCAGCACCAATGATCTTCATCCGAAAGTGGTTTGGCGATTGACCGTAGGTCACGCTACGCGAACGCATTTTCGATTGGGTGATCATGAGTAGAGTAAAGTGAAATATGGTTGTTTGCTTCTCTGGCAAACTCCTAATCAGATTCCGATGAAGGTCACATGCAGAGCAAAGATAGTTTTCCCACCGAGTACTTGAACTATACTGGTCGCGACGACCTGTTAAGTGGCGGTGTGAAGGTCAATAACTCACCGTCAAATCCTTTGGATTATGACGGGAGCTTGTAAGAAGCTTATAGTTGACCAGTCTAAGTTCCTGAGAACTATGTTATTTCTAAGTGTTAATGTTCCTACCTAGGGATGCGTAGCCAGTCCCTAGCTCTAGAACCCAATCGTTAAACAGGTGTAATTGAGTTAAGCCAGTGCGACTGGGAAAGTACCGAGAAATAACCTTGACGTTCGCGAAGCGTGTGCGAAGCACTCGGCTAACCTAACCCTAGCAATAGGAGAAAACACAATTATGCGTGTCTTTGTACTCAACAAAAACCGACAACCCTTAGATCCATGTAAGCCTGCAAGAGCTAGGATTTTACTTTCGGCAGGAAAAGCAAAGGTCTATCGTCGTTACCCATTCACCATAATTTTGACGGAGGAGATAAAAAATCCAGTAACTCACGAGCATCAATTAAAAATAGATCCTGGTGCTAAAACAACTGGTTTGGCTATTATCCAAGGGCAGCGAGTTATTTGGGGCGCTGAACTTACTCACAGAGGTTTCCAAATCCGAGATAATTTAACTTCTCGTAGGCAGTTAAGGCGGTCTCGGCGAAGTCGTAAAACTCGATACCGTAAGCCCAGATTTTCAAATAGAACTAGACCGAAAGGTTGGTTAGCGCCTAGTTTGACGTCCAGAGTTCAAAATATTTTAACTTGGGTTAAAAAGTTGATTCGATTCTGTCCTGTCACCGGTATATCCCAAGAATTGGTTAGGTTCGACACTCAAAAGCTGCAAAATCCTGAAATATCTGGTATTGAGTACCAACAAGGTACACTTTACGGTTATGAACTTCGCGAATATCTACTTGAAAAATGGAATCGCAAGTGTGCTTATTGTGGGGCAACAGGTACTCAATTAGAAATTGAGCATATTAAGCCTAAATCTAGAGGTGGTTCTAATCGGGTTTCTAATTTAACTATTGCTTGTCATTCATGTAACCAGGCTAAATCCAATCAAGATATTGAACTTTTTCTGTCGAAAAAGCCTAGCCTCCTGAAACGCATACTACGTCAAGCTAAGCGTCCACTGGCTGATGCGGCTTCTGTAAATATAACCCGTTGGAAGCTATATTACGATCTCAAATCAATAGGATTACCTGTTGAAGTAGGTAGCGGTGGATTAACTAAATTCAATAGGTGCCGCCAAAGTCTTCCTAAAGCTCATTGGTTAGATGCAGCAAATGTTGGAAAAGTTGAAACATTGATTATTGAAGTAACCCTACCGTTGCTGATAACAGCCAAAGGACACGGTACTCGTCAGCTCTGTAGAACGAATAAGTATGGATTCCCTATTCGTCATTGCTCCAGAATTAAATTTCACAAAGGTTTTAAAACAGGAGATATTGTTCACGCAGTGGTAACTAAAGGAAAGAAGGTCGGCACTTACGTTGGGCGAGTAGCCACTCGAAAATCAGGATCTTTCAACATCTCAACTAAATTAGGGCTGGTGCAAGGAATCAGTCATAAATATTGTCAATTTATTCACAGAAAAGATGGTTATGCTTATGGGATTTAAACCCTGTCCTCCCTTTCCTCTCACCACTAAATCGTTCGCGTAGCGTGGCCATTCGCGTAGCGTGGCCTAAAGGCCAAGGCCAAGATTATAGTGGGAGACGACCGGGAGGCGGACAGATGATACCCATCGACACATCGAAGGGAACCTTCCAGGTCTGGACTAAGCGAATTGGCAATCATCCGACGATGAAGGTACTGCTCCTCCATGGCGGGCCGGGTATGACCCATGAATACCTAGAGGCATTCGACAGTTACCAAAAAAATGGGTAATCGCACCCCGTCCTTCGTTCGACGGCAATTCTAAGAGACAATGGGATTGAAAGTTGGCACCTTGTGTGCTACACTAAAAGTATAATCAATAGACTGTAGTAGCTAGATACTGTCTAAACATAAGTAGGCAACGTAAAAAATATGTAAGAGATACATATTGCGTAATTTGGTCTAACGACTTAAATGTCTATGAAAAATTTAGATAAAAAAGTATCTAGTTAAAGCGATGCAGCGCGGTCTTGGGGGTTTCCCCCATGAGCGACTGCATCAAGACATAGATGTTGAAAAGGTACGGTGGGGCACACCGAAACCTAGGTCATAGACCAAATACGCTTGTGGAGAGGAGACCTCTATTTTTCCTGGCTCCGGCCTGGTTAAACAAGTCACCCCGTTGAAGCAAGAATCCTCATCCTTCCAGGGCGGGGAGTGTCAACATGTCCTGCGTATGCCATCGGAAGATTGGCCGGATCCATTGAACCGTAGTTTTAAGCACCTAAATCCGGATATCTATGTCCCGATGCAAGGACCATCCGAGCTGGGTCTTAAAGGCAAACTCATAGATTGGGATCGTTCTGGTGACCTAGGGCAAATCGAAGTGCCAAGTCTGGTTATTGGTGCCCAATACGATACGATGGATCCTGAATACATGGAATGGATGGCGGTCGCGATGCAGAATGGCCGTTACCTCCACTGCTCAAATGGTAGCCACCTAGCACTCTACGACGACCAGCAAGTTTATTTTCAAGGTCTGATCCAGTTCATCCAGGATGTAGATGCAGGCCGTTTCTGAGTGCTGGTGAGCAGCAATCTTCGATCTGGTAGATGGGGTCAAGGGTTCCTCTGGAAATCTGAGGTTTGGTTTTTCTGCCTGATCTGGTTATATCGGATTGCTTGAGTTTTTAGGTGGTCTGTGTTGCCTAACTATTGACCACAGGGGATGCTTTGGGGGGTGGTGAAAATGGGGCTGCCCGAAAGATGGTGACGCACCGCTAGCTTGAAGGCGGTTAGGTGGCATATTCTTTGGTATGACCTGTACTTTAGAATTGTTTGGTAAGGTTTTCAAGGTTGGTTCAAGCGTGAAATTATCAGAAAAAACGATATAGCGCTACGCCCTATACAATAGTGTTCAGGCAAATCCGTATAAAGCCAACAGGTATATTTAGTCAGTGAACTTGACAAACTATCGATTGAAAATCTAAATGAAATCATTCAACCTAACTGAGCTTGCCAATAAATACCAATCGGATAAAGGAACTGAGTATTTCGATAAACATGGCTACACGCTAATATATGAAACGTTGTTTTGGCTCCTCAAATCAAAACCTATCACCTTCTTAGAAATTGGCTTATGTATTGGTGGTCCCGAGTTCGGTGATCACTTGTTAAGTCGAATCCCCACTGACATGCCATCAATTCGCATGTGGACAGACTATTTTGATAATGGGCATGTTTATGGTTTTGATATTAATGATTTTAGTCATTTAGAATCAGAAGTTAGAAACTTTAAATTTGTCAAAGGTGATTTAAGTTGCCAAAATGATATTACCAATTTGGTGAAGGTTACAGCTCAGCTTGAAGGCAAGCAAAATTTAGTTGTTTACGATGTGATATTGGATGACGCATCACACGCTTCTTTTCATCAACAACAAGCTTTTGCTCTGTTATTTCCTTCCTTGAAACAAAATGGTATTTACATTATTGAGGACTTACATTGGCAAAGTCCAAGTTACGAAGATAAACTTCCAGATGTGCCTAAAACTATCGAATTATTGGTGCAATTGGAAAATCTTAAGAATGGCTCTGGGGTGTTATCAAATAACTATTTATTCCGAAATGAAATTATGAATTTTATTGATAATATTAAATCAATTGAATTTTATTGTGATCAAAAGCTAGCTATTATTACTAAAACTTAACAAAACAATATAGCAGTCGAAGTAAAGCTTAAGAAATCTTCTGGTCTCTGCTCCCTGCTCCCTGCTCCCTGCTCCCTGCTCCCTAAAACCCAGACATTTTTACCTCACAAGTCGTAGAATTGCTATAATTCTTAAAAGATAAGGAGAATTATTTTTTTGCAACACAGCAATCTGGAATTTAAGTTTTTGCCTGAACATCTAAGAAATGGTCAGGTTATTGATATCCCAGATCTAGTAAAACGTCTAGATGCTGCCAAGGAAGCTCTTAAAACAAAACCATTGGGATATACACTTGAGTCCTTAACTGAATTTAGCCCTGTTGTTAAGGAAAGAAAGCGTTTGCGTGAGACGAATTTTAATGCAAGTCATGATGATCGTGAAAAACTTGATATTCAGTTGAATAATGCCTTCTACTTTAATTCAGAAAATGTAGACTTGGGCGATCCAGATGCTCAATCTATTGTAGAAGCAGCGCGTGATTTCCTATATCAAGGCGATCACAATCGACTTTGGTTGCTGCCTGCCTTTGTTGAAAGGGAAACTATTGCTCATGTTGCTACTTACCATCAGCGTTTACTGCCCAGGGGCCGCGTTATCGTTGTTAGTCCCGATCAGAAAACATTGACAGCAGCTGCACATCATTGTGATATTGTTATCGATCAGTGCCAGGTTTTGGAACAGATTAATATCAATGCATTACGAGAAGAGGGGTTTTTACCAAAGCATAGAAATGTTCGCTTGAGTGGAAAAGGAACGACACTTTTAGCTGGATTCATTTGGGCTATGGCTCATGGATTAATTAATGATAAAACCTATATTGGCCATACTGATACTGATGAAATCAACTTAGATTTTTATGGACCTTATTATCAGACAAATTCAAAAGAAAGACGTCGTGTTAGTCCATATAGACCTGCCGAGTACATGGCAGCAGCAGCGGCATACATGCCAAGCTCTCATAAAATCTCTGTTGTTCAACCTGCCAAAGCAGGTGTGCGAAGAAAAGGGGAAGTCTGCTTGCCAGCATGGATGATGATGGCTAATACGACAATTGGAGATGCCAAAATGAGGCAGATGGGCTTGGAGCTTTGTCGCGTTGCATGGCCATCTCCTGGAGAAGCAATTGTTTGGGCACCTGTGTATCGAGATATGCCATGGCAGGGAACAACGGGGTTTGATTTGGATCGGTATGCAAAGGCGTTTTATATTGAGATGGGATTTAGTGGGCTTGGAAGTAACGAGAATTATGCATTTGTACAGGTAGGAATTCCTGCTCCCAAAATTGAGAGCTACGGTGTTAGAGAAGTAGATGATATCGGACAAGCTATATGGGCAACAAGTATTTATTCAACACAAGAGCAGTTTTACTATCATCAGTTAATGAAAGAAGGATCAGCCGAATTCGCTCCGGGATATTCTGATGATCTGATTAAAGCATTTAATGAACAGTTTGCTGGTGTAGAACTGCGTGTACCATTCACATGTCCTCCTGAGATTTTACAGGATCATTCTGGAAAACTCTATATTGCCTCTGAGGATTCTAATCCAAATAGAGCAATGTATTGTGCTGGTCCATTCTATTATCCATCACCAACAAGAATGTTGGAAATGGGAGTTATCAATTTAGATAAAGTCAGGGAGGTACCGAATCTGAGCACAAGTGCGAACAAGTTGCCTGGTAGTTTGGGTTGAGCCTTGCCATCTATGCCTGAGTCCAATAGACTCATTTAGGATTAGGATCAACGAATCGCACCCTAAACTATGCATCGCATCGCCGCTACTCCAGGAGGATGGAACCCTGAAGCTGAAGGGGTTATCTTCATCGAACAAACCCCAGCACCGATTATTTTCCTGACTGCTGCTGACACCGATATCCAAACCCTAGCCGCATCGGTATCCCAACTTCCGCCAGATTTCCCAGCTATCCGAGTCGCTAATCTGTTGCAGTTGCAGCAACAACTAACCATTGATACCTATGCTGAGGATATCTTGGCCAAAGCAAGGATTATCATTATCAGATTATTGGGTGGACGCTCCTACTGGTCTTATGGCTTAGAAGTGGTGAAAGAAACAGTAGAACAAACTGGCGCTACATTATTGGTTTTACCAGGAGATGACCGACCAGATCCGACGTTAACTAGTCACTCCACAGAAACTATTCCGATAGTGAATCAATTATGGCGCTACTTTACAGAAGGCGGTGTTGAGAATTTCACTAACGCTCTGAAATTTGTGGCAGATGTATGCCTGGACCAAACCAATAATCCACCACCACCAAAACCTGTGCCTCGGGTTGGGGTTTATCCATGGCAATCGGGGATAACTGAAGAAGCTACTGGCAATGTTACAACAAATTTTGCCCCCCTAGCCCCCCAGCGAGCAATCCCTCGCTGGGGGGAAATTGAGGTAAAGTCCCCCAGAATTGGGGGATTTAGGGGGCTTGCAGCTAAAGGTAGTGAGGTCAATTCATCTGAAAACGGCTGTAAAGGCAATCTTAAAGTAGGTATCCTGTTCTACCGTGCCCATTATTTAGCAGGAAATACAGCACCGATTGATGGGTTATGTCAGGCTTTGGTAGAACGGGGTTTGGAACCGGTGCCAGTATTTGTCTCTTCTTTACGGGATCTAGAGGTACAACGGGAATTGTTACGCTATTTCCAAACTCCCGATAGCTCTAGTAGTGCGATTGAGCTTTGCTCACGCTACGCGATCGCAGTCTTGCTGAATACCACTAGTTTCTCCGTGGCTAAGTTGGATGCTGAGGTACATCAGTTGGAGTTGTGGGAACGGCTGGATGTGCCTGTGTTGCAGGTTATTTTAAGTAGTGGCACCGTGGAACAATGGCAGTCTGGGTTTCAGGGATTGATGCCCAGGGATACTGCTATGAATGTGGCGTTGCCAGAGGTGGATGGGCGAATTATTAGTCGTGCCATTTCCTTTAAGTCGGCGCAACGGTGGAATCCTGCTCTGGAAACGGATGTGGTGGTTTATGAACCGGTATGCGATCGCATTCAGTTTGTAGCAGATTTAGCCATGAATTGGCTACAGTTACGGCAAACCCTACCGAATCAGAGAAAGGTTGCTCTGATTTTAGCTAATTACCCCAATCGAGATGGCAGGCTGGCCAATGGCGTAGGATTAGATACCCCGGCCAGTTGTGTAGAGATTTTAAAAGGGTTACGGGATGCTGGGTATTGGGTTGAGAAGATTCCGGAAACTGGGGATGAGTTGATTGAGTGGTTGACCGCTGGGGTGACGAATGATCCGGAAGGATGGCAGTTACGTTTGGTACGACAACAGTTGAGTTGGCAGGAGTATTGGGACTATTTTCAAGAGTTACCGATAGGGGT includes:
- a CDS encoding oxidoreductase — protein: MANGKSKVALITGASSGMGKEMAKSLLKDGLTVVVAARSVEKMADLRELGAHPLRMDITDEASIQAAVNEIQDTYGKVDVLVNNAGFGCYGTVEETSIDDARYQFEVNIFGLARLTQLLLPKMREARSGKIINISSMGGKMYTPLGAWYHASKHALEGWSDCLRLELAAFNIDVVIIEPGIIRTAFGNVLMGPMLERSGNGPYAKLANSVAKATEKSYNSGSGSSPKVITDIVSKAVKARKPKTRYVAGQFAAPMIFIRKWFGD
- the iscB gene encoding RNA-guided endonuclease IscB, with protein sequence MRVFVLNKNRQPLDPCKPARARILLSAGKAKVYRRYPFTIILTEEIKNPVTHEHQLKIDPGAKTTGLAIIQGQRVIWGAELTHRGFQIRDNLTSRRQLRRSRRSRKTRYRKPRFSNRTRPKGWLAPSLTSRVQNILTWVKKLIRFCPVTGISQELVRFDTQKLQNPEISGIEYQQGTLYGYELREYLLEKWNRKCAYCGATGTQLEIEHIKPKSRGGSNRVSNLTIACHSCNQAKSNQDIELFLSKKPSLLKRILRQAKRPLADAASVNITRWKLYYDLKSIGLPVEVGSGGLTKFNRCRQSLPKAHWLDAANVGKVETLIIEVTLPLLITAKGHGTRQLCRTNKYGFPIRHCSRIKFHKGFKTGDIVHAVVTKGKKVGTYVGRVATRKSGSFNISTKLGLVQGISHKYCQFIHRKDGYAYGI
- a CDS encoding type II toxin-antitoxin system HicA family toxin, with the translated sequence MKSISGKTLCKIVEKRGWVLKRINSSHHIYSKKGVQAILSIPVHGNRDLPTGILSKLMRDANLSEEDLSK
- a CDS encoding type II toxin-antitoxin system HicB family antitoxin, which produces MKIKAVIWQEDGVWCGSVPALPGCHTWGESYEHLIEMLEEAVQGWIEVASEREEFEPDKQLVELSL